In Leptospira harrisiae, one genomic interval encodes:
- a CDS encoding AraC family transcriptional regulator has protein sequence MDLILKTNGKLPKLRSINSIAHSIELLKSQKIPIQKIIEGTKLSPNDLFNPEKYIQTEEELLLLRNIKRVTQIPELGLLLGKEYHIGLMGDLGMAVMLSNTLMEALELLFKYTELTLTYFEYELSVKEGLIYLKAKEIFDLNDLQIFLCEREFSSIFRICSDLLGKQIKINLISLAYSKPKYANLYKEIFNCPIEFGKQKNLFIIDANYLFQQLPKANVLLQKKYAINCFEQYKKQIAVESFSEKVNSGLITYGNQNNMEKIAEKMKISTRTLRRRLKKEGYSYKHIVNGILKQEAFQLLESTNLSIEKISEKLGYSDPTNFYHAFKNWTGTTPKKFRENLKN, from the coding sequence ATGGATTTGATTTTGAAAACAAACGGGAAACTTCCAAAATTGCGGAGTATTAATTCCATCGCCCATTCAATTGAATTACTAAAATCTCAAAAAATACCAATTCAAAAAATTATTGAAGGTACTAAGCTTTCACCCAATGATTTGTTCAACCCTGAAAAATACATTCAAACAGAAGAAGAATTACTTCTATTAAGAAACATTAAACGAGTAACCCAGATACCTGAGTTAGGTTTATTACTTGGAAAAGAGTATCACATAGGACTTATGGGTGATTTAGGAATGGCAGTGATGTTATCCAATACACTGATGGAAGCACTTGAGTTGCTGTTTAAATATACAGAGCTTACCCTTACATATTTCGAATATGAACTATCTGTTAAAGAAGGATTAATTTATTTAAAAGCAAAAGAAATTTTCGACTTAAATGATTTACAAATATTTTTGTGTGAAAGAGAATTTTCATCCATCTTTAGGATATGTTCCGATTTGTTAGGTAAACAAATAAAAATCAATCTCATTTCTTTAGCATACTCAAAACCAAAATATGCGAACTTATACAAAGAAATTTTTAACTGCCCAATTGAATTCGGAAAACAAAAGAATTTGTTCATCATTGATGCAAATTATCTTTTTCAACAACTTCCAAAAGCAAATGTATTGTTACAAAAAAAATATGCTATCAATTGTTTTGAACAATATAAAAAGCAAATAGCAGTTGAGTCATTTTCCGAGAAGGTTAATTCAGGGCTTATTACCTATGGTAACCAGAATAACATGGAAAAAATAGCAGAAAAAATGAAAATTTCAACAAGGACCCTAAGAAGGCGACTTAAAAAAGAGGGATATTCTTATAAACATATTGTAAATGGAATTTTAAAACAAGAAGCTTTTCAATTATTAGAATCTACAAATCTAAGTATTGAAAAAATTTCAGAAAAGCTAGGATACAGTGATCCAACAAACTTCTATCATGCGTTTAAAAATTGGACTGGAACAACGCCAAAAAAATTTAGAGAAAATTTAAAAAACTAA
- a CDS encoding RNA recognition motif domain-containing protein: MSVNIYVGNLSYEMTENKLNELFSVHGAVSSAKIITDQYTGGSKGFGFIEMKERKDADNAINDLNGKNILNREMKVNIAKPKTNNWN, encoded by the coding sequence ATGTCAGTTAATATCTATGTAGGCAACCTTTCTTACGAAATGACGGAAAACAAGTTAAATGAGCTTTTTTCAGTACACGGAGCAGTATCTTCTGCGAAAATCATTACAGACCAGTATACTGGTGGTTCAAAAGGTTTCGGTTTTATCGAAATGAAAGAACGTAAAGATGCAGACAATGCAATCAATGATTTAAACGGAAAGAATATTCTAAACCGTGAAATGAAAGTGAACATTGCAAAACCAAAAACCAATAATTGGAATTAA